From the genome of Xiphophorus couchianus chromosome 6, X_couchianus-1.0, whole genome shotgun sequence, one region includes:
- the atp1b3a gene encoding sodium/potassium-transporting ATPase subunit beta-3a, translating to MASTEDKAASKESPSSWKDSIYNPRTGELLGRTAGSWALILLFYLVFYCFLAGMFALTMWVMLLTLDDYVPKYRDRIPSPGLAIRPNSLDISFNRSDPQKYSQYVRNLESFLQRYNDTEQEGNTDCSPGEYTLREEGEGLSQKACRFRRALLSFCSGLSDTNFGYHEGKPCVLLKMNRIIGLKPSGDPYINCTVKKENPIQMHYFPKEGRFDKMYFPYYGKKAHENYVEPLVAVKLLFTKEDYNKELAVECKVNGSNLLNNDDRDKFLGRITFRIKVVE from the exons ATGGCGAGCACCGAGGATAAAGCGGCCAGCAAGGAGAGCCCGTCCAGCTGGAAGGACTCCATCTACAACCCGAGGACCGGGGAGCTGCTGGGTCGCACAGCCGGCAGCTGGG CCCTCATCCTGCTCTTCTACCTGGTCTTCTACTGCTTCCTGGCCGGCATGTTCGCCCTCACCATGTGGGTGATGCTGCTCACGCTGGACGACTACGTGCCGAAGTACAGGGACCGCATCCCCAGTCCAG GTCTGGCGATCCGGCCAAACTCTTTGGACATCTCCTTCAACAGATCTGATCCGCAGAAGTATTCGCAGTATGTCCGAAACCTGGAGTCTTTCCTTCAGA GATATAATGACACGGAGCAGGAGGGGAACACGGACTGTTCTCCAGGAGAGTACACCCTGCGGGAGGAAGGGGAAGGATTGTCGCAGAAAGCGTGCCGCTTCAGGAGGGCGCTCCTGAGTTTCTGCTCCGGCCTGTCTGACACTAACTTCGGATACCATGAAGGAAAACCCTGTGTGCTGCTCAAAATGAACAGG ATCATTGGCCTGAAGCCCAGCGGGGATCCCTACATCAACTGCActgtcaaa AAAGAGAACCCGATCCAAATGCACTATTTCCCCAAAGAGGGACGCTTTGACAAGATGTATTTCCCCTACTATGGCAAGAAAGCCCAT GAGAACTACGTGGAGCCGCTGGTGGCTGTGAAGCTGCTGTTCACCAAGGAGGACTATAACAAGGAGCTGGCCGTGGAGTGCAAGGTGAACGGCTCCAACCTTCTAAACAACGACGACAGGGACAAGTTCCTGGGCCGCATCACCTTCCGGATCAAGGTGGtggagtaa